In Chryseobacterium sp. C-71, the genomic window GGAGGCGCTATTTTAAATATTATTACAAGCAAATCAGCGAAAAATTATCTTACGGCTGTTTACAACGGAGGTTATCGTTTTTCGAGCTATGATAAATATAGAAGTAGGTTTAATAATTCGATTGCATTAAATTCAAGAAATAAATGGTTCGGATGGCAGGTCAATCTGGGTCAATATTACAGAGAAAGCTTATCTCTTTCTGAATTTGATGCGCTGACCAGAAACCATTCTAATTCTTTGGGGCGAACATATTATATGAATTCTGCTTTTACTTTTGAGCTTGGAAAAGACAGATTGCTATTGAACTATGACATCAATCACAACAACGGAGGCGCAGATATTACGACTGATAATTTTGTAAATGGTACTTCAACATCTAATTTTGGAAGTGATTCTAAAGGGTTAAGACAAGAAGTTGCTGCTACGTATCAGAAAAAATTTGAGGATAAAAATAAGAAGCTTGATTTTAAAGCAATTTATACCAACAGCGATTCAGAGTTTAATCAATTTGGAGATAAATCATTAAACAACTCATCATTATTTAATTTATACAATTTCAGAATCGATTATTCTCAGCCTTTGAAAATTTTGGATGAGGGAAAAGTAAGTTTCGGAGGATTGTATGACCAGCAAAATTTTGAAACGAAAGATGGAAATCTGGTGAATCTCGATTACACAAGACAGACTACTTCTGCCTATTTAGAATTTCAGGCAACTTTAAAGAAGTTTGATTTCATCGCAGGAGCAAGAGCTGAAAATTATGACATTACAGGGATTACACGATTCTATGACAAAAACAATGTTTTAAAGGAAGATAATTTAAATCCATTCAAAAAGTTTAAAGTTTTTCCAAATGCAAGTGTCCAGTATAATTTAATGAAACAACTTTTCATTAATTTAAACTATAACAAAAAAATCAGCCTGCCAAGTGTTTCGCTCTTAAACCCGAATAACACAACACTTAGTACAGAGACACTTACAACTAGCGGTAATCCTGATCTACAGCCAACAATTTATGACAATGCTGAAATCAAAATCAGTGCATTTGATTATGCGTACATTGGCTACAACACAAGTTGGGTGAAAAATCAGATTGTTCAGAAAGTTTCGAGGGAAGGCAATTTAATCAGAAACGAACAGGTACAGGTAAACAGCATCAGAACACACAACTTCAATTTCGGAATGCCGATTCCGTTTATGCTTTTCACGACGCCTTTCAGCGAGCTGATGAAGTTTAATGTAAATCCTGACAAAATGAACTTATTATATGTTTACACAGGATATCAGATTCAGGAAATGCCGGATATCAAATCAAAAGGATTTTGGATTTTCAGTTTGATGGGACAATTTATTCTCCCAAAAGACATCAGGCTTCAAGCGAATTATAACGTAATACCAAAGGGAGGAAATTTCTATTATTTTCAAATTGAAAAACCTTTAAACAATGCTTTTGATTTAACGATATCAAAAAAGTTCATGGCCGATCGTCTTAATCTTTCGCTTTACGCCAGAGATATTTTTAATCAGAACAAAAGTGTCATTGTGGCAAATTCACTAGGAGGAAAAGTATTTACATCAAACAAAGTCGACAGCAGAAGTTTCGGGATTACCGTAAATTATAAAATACCGACCAAAAATAAACTGGCGAAAGAAGATCCTAATATGATCAAGCAAACCACCCAAAGCGAAAATAACGGTGGAATTTTGCAACAGTAAGATAGAAAAAAGAAATCGGCTCTAAAAAATTTAGAGCCGATTCTTATTTGATGATTAAATTATTATTTCTTAATTACTTTAATGGTTTGCTTAGAACCATCTTTCATATCAAGTTGCAGTAAATACATTCCCGCAGAAAGATCATTTAATCTTATTACAGACTCTGGTTGATTGATTGTCTTAATCAATTTTCCAGAGAGATCTGAAACTTGTATCATTTTCACTAATTCCGGCTTAGTGATATTGACCATTTCTGAGAATGGGTTTGGATAGACTTTTATTGCATCTTTCTTTATAGTTTCTGAGGTAGAAAGACAGTTAACATCTACAGTAGCAGTGACCATTGTTCTTGCAGATTCACAAGTGTTTCCAACAATAAAATTGTAGAATAAATAGTATCCTGTTGTTACATTACTTCCACCCGTTAACGTAAAATTACCCTGTCCATATGGAAATGACTGTCCTACTCCGTTAGGAGTACTGTAGTTTCTGTAATAACTACCCGCTCCTTCAATTTTAAATCTGTACACCCCCGGATTTAAAAATATATTGAGAGGGATCGTCTGTGGTGTAACCCCTCCACTGGCAACATTAGAAGTAAATGGGATTTCATAAACAGGAGTGCTGGCTGAGCCTAAATATACTCTTATAAAACTTGAATCACCTGCAGCACTAGGAAAAACATCCACACTTTGTACGGTGATTGGAGTGCCGGATACCGTTGCCTCCATGTAAAAAGTTGTGCCGGCACCAGTTGTGCCTCCATTTGTTAATGCGCCGGGATTCGCTACTCCAACACTCACAGAACTGCCGGTTAATGCAGATACGTAATAGTTTGTAGTAGAAGATAAATTCGGTGTTGTATAAGAATTTCCAGTTGTTAATGTATTCCCTCCGGTTGGAGCATCATACCAAGTTATTGTTGCACCCGTATCTGCAGTAGCTGATAATGTTGCTGTTGAGTTCGGACATATGGTTGCAGGAGTTGTAGAAACAATTGCAGGCGGTTGGCAAAGAGAATTAAATGTAACGATTTGAGTCGACCAATTACTTAAATCACTTGTAGAACATTTTGACCTTATCCAAACATAATATTTTGTAAAAGGATCCAAAGGACTTATAATTACAGATGTACCAGTTGCTACACTTACAGATGGAACAGTTGCCGCTGTGGGTGGAACATTGTTTACACTATAATAAATATCGTATCCATTTGCCGGGGCAGTTACAGAGGCATTCCATTGAATTTGTGCAGATGTTGGCGTGATATTAGAAACTGTTATATTAGTCGGAGAAATACACGAAGGTTTTGCTTCCCAATAAACATCATCATAAAAATGTCCCACAGTAGAAGTACCATTATTTCTAATAGCTAATCTTGCATTAGCAGGAATTGTAGAAGGCACAATCACAGTATATTCTGAATCTTGAGAAGAATACACAGTATTCAATATGCTGATCGTCTGAATATTGACAAACGTAGATGCATCAGAAGAATTAGTAACATATCCAACATCTAAAGAACCTGTAGATGATGCAACTCTGGCTTTAAATCTCAGCCAATGCGTTCCCATATTTACGTTACTAAATTCTGGAAGCACGGCAACGGTTGCATTAGCAGGAGTAGATGCTATTTGGTAAAGATTTCTATTTCCAGATGCAGGACTTGTAGAACTGATTGTCTGAGCGGTGTTTGATGCACCTACAATTCTAGCCCAACAATCAGGAACGATATTACCCGTTGCATAACTATCAAAATTTTCAAACATCGTAGTAACAGGAGTACATAGTGTTTTTGAAGTACCCGCTAAAGACCATTCGCTCTTATCAGATGCAGTACAGACTGATCTTACCCAAACATAATATAATGTATTTGGTGCTAAACTCGGTATAGTTGTAGAGGTTGAAGTTATCCCTACAATAGATGGAGTTGTGGTTGAAATGGGGCCTGTATTAGTTGTACTATAGTAAAGTTCGTAGCCACTTGATGGTGCTAAAGCAGGAGCGACCCACTGTATATCAACACTATTAATTGTACTAGTCGGATTTGTAACAGATGACGGTCTAAAGCAAGATGGTGGAGTCCAAATATAAGTAAGACCCGCAGGCGGCATTCCAGGTACAGCATTTACTGTACTGTAATTTTGTACGCTACTATTTGCTGTTCCTACGGTAGAGCTTCCAAAATCTACACTTGAAGCATTTAGCCTATTGTTGAAATCCGATGTTGAAGTTCCTCTCAATCCTACCTGTACAGTAGAAGATGAGGAAACACTTCCGACAATATTTGATCCTGAATTATATATTACAGAAATCTTGTTAGTAGTTTCATGAAGTCTTATTTGAAAAGAAAATGTGTAAACAGCCGTTGTTGAAGTTGAAGTTGCCGGTCGAAAATCTGTCCACTGAATCACAACTTCACGAGCTGGCGCAGTACCTATCGTCTCCCAACTAATTCTACCAGTAGTTCCTCCAATATCATATACACTACTTAAGTCTCTTCCGAATGCAGAAACACTTCCTTCATATGTTGCGGTACTAGTAATCGGAGTCGTGTTAGTAGCGGTTGGCGCAGTTGATCCAAACGTTATAAACCCGTTTGAAGAAATATTCAGAGAATTATAAACTACCTGGTTAAAATTAAAGCCAAACGGTATCGTGATGGGATAAACTTCACTATTAAGATTTGTGGCAGAAGTATTTCCTGTTGCAGCTCCCAAAACATTACCTGAAATTGGAGTAAAAACTCCGGAAGATTGCGCAAAACTATAAGTACTTACCTGTGCATTTATAGTATTATTACCCGCAAATAAAAATGCCAAACCTGCGATGGCACTTTTTAGGTAATTTTTCGTTGATTTCCTTTTAACAAAAAGGCTTTGGTAAAATTGCTTCATATCTGTTTCAATTTAGATTAAAACAAATATACTATTTTTTACATAACTTAAATTATATTTTAAAAAAAACAGCACAACACTGATAAATAAATAAAATATTAGCAAATATTATGACTATTGATTAATTTTGAAAACTTAATTAATCCCACTATATTGAATCCTCGCAAGCCTTCCAAACCGCATCATTCTGCGGAACCGGAGCAATGATTTCTATATTTTCTTTCGTAACAGGATGTACAAATCCTAATTTTCTTGCGTGTAAATTGATTCCGCCATCAGGATTTGAACGTGGCGAACCATATTTCAAATCACCTTTAATCGGAACTCCCGTTTTTGATAATTGAGCACGAATCTGATGATGCCTTCCGGTTTCAAGATCAATTTCCAAAAGATGATAATTATCTAAAGTCTTTATAATGTTATACGTAAGAATTGCTTCCTTTGCGCCATCAGTCACTTTGGTAAAAACAATGGCCTTGTTATTTTTTTCGTTCTTCTGTAAATAATGAACCAGTCTTTGGCTTTGAGGAATCATTTCTTTAGGAACAACCGCCCAATACGTTTTTTTGACCTCTCTGTTTTTAACCATCTGCGTCAAACGGGAAAGTGCTTTCGAAGTTTTAGCATAAATTACCAAGCCAGAAGTCGGCCTGTCGATACGATGAACCAAGCCCAGAAAAACATTTCCGGGCTTGTTATCTCTTATTTTAATATAATTTTTAATGGAATCCAGCAGAGACTCATCTCCGGTTTTGTCGCCCTGCACTAATTGTCCAACTCTTTTATTGATGACCAAAAGGTGGTTATCCTCATAAACAATCTGTTCCTTCATAATTACTGACGGTTCACAGATCTGTTGGTAAATGAAATAATCACTCCACCCAGCAAACCAACTGTTTTAATGAATGAAAAATTAGATTCCACAGGAAGAAATGCTCCGATAATACATAATGCAGCAGCAGCATACATCGGATATGTAAATTTTGCATTAGATAGCAACGGTGCCTGCAAAATAAAACTCAACCCTATTAAAAGATAAAATAATTTTCTTGAAATAATCTCGTTGACTTCCGGTGAAAACATTCCAAACCATCCAATAACCAGACAAAGTATTGCCAACACGGAGATAATCCCCTGTGCCATTTGTAAATTGTTTCTCATTAGTAACTTTCTTTTTCGTTAGGGAAATCAGCACTTTTCACGTCTTTTACGTACTGCGCCACAGCTCCGGTGATTTCTGTATATAAATCTAGATATCTTCTTAAGAATTTTGGTGAAAAACCTTTGTTCATCCCAACCATATCGTGATATACCAAAACCTGCCCGTCACAATCAGGACCAGCCCCAATTCCAATGGTTGGGATCGTAATGCTTTCTGACACTTTTTTAGCTAAATCTGCAGGAATTTTTTCCAAAACAATAGAAAAACAGCCCAGTTCTTCCAAAAGCTTTGCATCACTGATTAATTTTTCAGCCTCTTCTTCATCTTTCGCTCTAACTTTATAGGTTCCGAATTGATAAATAGACTGCGGTGTCAATCCCAAATGTCCCATTACAGGAATTCCTGCATTGATGATTTTCTTTATAGATTTTGAAATTTCTTTTCCACCTTCTATTTTTATGGCGTGAGCACCACCCTCTTTCATCATTCTTACTGATGATTCCAATGCTTTGTCGGGATTACTTTGGTAAGTTCCGAAAGGCAAATCAGCCACGATCAAAGCTCGGTCTATTCCACGCACAACACTTTGAGTATGATAAATCATTTGATCTAAAGTAATCGGCAATGTAGTTTCAAAGCCCGCCATAACATTAGCTGCAGAGTCGCCAATCAGTACGGCATCGATTCCGCCGGCATCTACCATTTTCGCAGTGGTAAAATCGTAAGCGGTAAGCATTGTTATTTTCTCCTTATCGAATTTCATTTTTCGTAAGGTTTCAGTAGTAACTCTTTTGATTTCAGAATGAACAGACATAATATATGTATTGTTTATAAGTTAAAAAGTCGGCTTCCGCCGACTTGTATATTGAATGATTATAAAACTACGTGACCGAGTTTCATGAGTTTATCGTGATTGAGAATTTTAATGTTTCTTCCGTCTACTTCGATGAGCTGATCTCCTTTAAATTCAGAAATCAATCGGATGGCACTTTCTGTTGCGGTACCGATAATGTTTGCTATCTCTTCTCTCGTTAATGAGATTTTGATGAAACCTTCGGGATCCGTACCTAATTTTTGCTCTAAAAGAATTAAAATCTCCGCCAATCTTTCTCTTACTGTTTTCTGAGCAAGGAATGTAATGGTGTTTGAAGATTCTCCCAATTCATAAGCGATCTTTTGAAGCATAATGAATGACAACTGAGGATCAACCTCAAGAAGATCCATAAAAACATCTGCAGGTAAAAAAGTGCATTCTACATCAGTCATCGCTTCTGCTTTAGCCTGAAAGTTTTCACCACAAAGCAAAGCACGATATCCGATGATATCACCCTCTTTTATAAATCTTAAAATCTGATCTTTCCCAAAAGAGCCCGACTTCGACAATTTTGCAGCTCCTTTTTCCAAAAAATAAACTCCTTTCGGAATTTCACCATCATCAAAAATGATGTCGTGTTTCTGAAAACTCATCTTCTTTTTTGCACCTAAGTATCTTTCAAAATCAGTATTGGAAAGCCTTTCTTTGAAGGATTTATCGTTAAAAACCCTGGCAAATCTTTCTTCAATAGCAATCTGTTGTTCCTGCGACATTTTAATATGACATTTATCACAAAAATAGAACATTTAAACTCGATAAACAAAAAAAATTGTTATAATTTTGTCAGTCAATAATTTATGAAGGTGAGCGAGAACTGTTTTCATTGTGGACAAGACATAGAAAAGGAGAGAATTCCTTTTGACGAGAAAATTTTTTGCTGCAACGGTTGCAAATCGGTCTACGAAATTCTGAATATCAACAATCTAACTAATTTTTACGAATTAAATAAGCGCGCAGGAATCCGTCCGAACGACGAAAATTCTTCACAGTTTGATTATCTCGACACGCCAGAAATTTTTGAAAAAATCACCGATTTCTCAGAGGGAAATACCAG contains:
- a CDS encoding Crp/Fnr family transcriptional regulator — translated: MSQEQQIAIEERFARVFNDKSFKERLSNTDFERYLGAKKKMSFQKHDIIFDDGEIPKGVYFLEKGAAKLSKSGSFGKDQILRFIKEGDIIGYRALLCGENFQAKAEAMTDVECTFLPADVFMDLLEVDPQLSFIMLQKIAYELGESSNTITFLAQKTVRERLAEILILLEQKLGTDPEGFIKISLTREEIANIIGTATESAIRLISEFKGDQLIEVDGRNIKILNHDKLMKLGHVVL
- a CDS encoding outer membrane beta-barrel protein, giving the protein MKKTLLTLSILGSVLGFAQETKDNKETKEKEIEGVVITKTKKAVEQKADRTIFDFSEQPSLNSGSLMEGVKKLPGLVVSDMVGMMYQGKPLDVYMDGRPLNISSNELNAFLEGMPANSVDRIEIITQPGAEFPATSGGAILNIITSKSAKNYLTAVYNGGYRFSSYDKYRSRFNNSIALNSRNKWFGWQVNLGQYYRESLSLSEFDALTRNHSNSLGRTYYMNSAFTFELGKDRLLLNYDINHNNGGADITTDNFVNGTSTSNFGSDSKGLRQEVAATYQKKFEDKNKKLDFKAIYTNSDSEFNQFGDKSLNNSSLFNLYNFRIDYSQPLKILDEGKVSFGGLYDQQNFETKDGNLVNLDYTRQTTSAYLEFQATLKKFDFIAGARAENYDITGITRFYDKNNVLKEDNLNPFKKFKVFPNASVQYNLMKQLFINLNYNKKISLPSVSLLNPNNTTLSTETLTTSGNPDLQPTIYDNAEIKISAFDYAYIGYNTSWVKNQIVQKVSREGNLIRNEQVQVNSIRTHNFNFGMPIPFMLFTTPFSELMKFNVNPDKMNLLYVYTGYQIQEMPDIKSKGFWIFSLMGQFILPKDIRLQANYNVIPKGGNFYYFQIEKPLNNAFDLTISKKFMADRLNLSLYARDIFNQNKSVIVANSLGGKVFTSNKVDSRSFGITVNYKIPTKNKLAKEDPNMIKQTTQSENNGGILQQ
- the panB gene encoding 3-methyl-2-oxobutanoate hydroxymethyltransferase, with protein sequence MSVHSEIKRVTTETLRKMKFDKEKITMLTAYDFTTAKMVDAGGIDAVLIGDSAANVMAGFETTLPITLDQMIYHTQSVVRGIDRALIVADLPFGTYQSNPDKALESSVRMMKEGGAHAIKIEGGKEISKSIKKIINAGIPVMGHLGLTPQSIYQFGTYKVRAKDEEEAEKLISDAKLLEELGCFSIVLEKIPADLAKKVSESITIPTIGIGAGPDCDGQVLVYHDMVGMNKGFSPKFLRRYLDLYTEITGAVAQYVKDVKSADFPNEKESY
- a CDS encoding fibronectin type III domain-containing protein, with translation MKQFYQSLFVKRKSTKNYLKSAIAGLAFLFAGNNTINAQVSTYSFAQSSGVFTPISGNVLGAATGNTSATNLNSEVYPITIPFGFNFNQVVYNSLNISSNGFITFGSTAPTATNTTPITSTATYEGSVSAFGRDLSSVYDIGGTTGRISWETIGTAPAREVVIQWTDFRPATSTSTTAVYTFSFQIRLHETTNKISVIYNSGSNIVGSVSSSSTVQVGLRGTSTSDFNNRLNASSVDFGSSTVGTANSSVQNYSTVNAVPGMPPAGLTYIWTPPSCFRPSSVTNPTSTINSVDIQWVAPALAPSSGYELYYSTTNTGPISTTTPSIVGITSTSTTIPSLAPNTLYYVWVRSVCTASDKSEWSLAGTSKTLCTPVTTMFENFDSYATGNIVPDCWARIVGASNTAQTISSTSPASGNRNLYQIASTPANATVAVLPEFSNVNMGTHWLRFKARVASSTGSLDVGYVTNSSDASTFVNIQTISILNTVYSSQDSEYTVIVPSTIPANARLAIRNNGTSTVGHFYDDVYWEAKPSCISPTNITVSNITPTSAQIQWNASVTAPANGYDIYYSVNNVPPTAATVPSVSVATGTSVIISPLDPFTKYYVWIRSKCSTSDLSNWSTQIVTFNSLCQPPAIVSTTPATICPNSTATLSATADTGATITWYDAPTGGNTLTTGNSYTTPNLSSTTNYYVSALTGSSVSVGVANPGALTNGGTTGAGTTFYMEATVSGTPITVQSVDVFPSAAGDSSFIRVYLGSASTPVYEIPFTSNVASGGVTPQTIPLNIFLNPGVYRFKIEGAGSYYRNYSTPNGVGQSFPYGQGNFTLTGGSNVTTGYYLFYNFIVGNTCESARTMVTATVDVNCLSTSETIKKDAIKVYPNPFSEMVNITKPELVKMIQVSDLSGKLIKTINQPESVIRLNDLSAGMYLLQLDMKDGSKQTIKVIKK
- a CDS encoding RluA family pseudouridine synthase produces the protein MMKEQIVYEDNHLLVINKRVGQLVQGDKTGDESLLDSIKNYIKIRDNKPGNVFLGLVHRIDRPTSGLVIYAKTSKALSRLTQMVKNREVKKTYWAVVPKEMIPQSQRLVHYLQKNEKNNKAIVFTKVTDGAKEAILTYNIIKTLDNYHLLEIDLETGRHHQIRAQLSKTGVPIKGDLKYGSPRSNPDGGINLHARKLGFVHPVTKENIEIIAPVPQNDAVWKACEDSI